From the genome of Thermaerobacter marianensis DSM 12885:
TCGGCGTGGGATCGCCGCTGGGGTGGTTGTGCACCAGGATCAGCGCGGCCGCCCCGCGCCGGACGGCGGCGCGGAAGACCTCCCGCGGGTGCACCATGGACCCGTTCAGCGTGCCGATCGAAATCAAGTCCACACCTAGTACATAATGTTTGGTGTTCAGAAGGACTACGTATAAATGTTCCCTGTCCAGGTCCTTCATGCCGGCCATGAGCAGGCGACCCACGTCCTCGGGGCAACGCACCCGGGGACGAACGGGCCGCGCCGCGGCCAGCCGGCGCCCCAGCTCCACCGCCGCCACGATCTGGGCGGCGCGGGCGGGGCCGATGCCTGGGATCTGGCAGAGTTCCTCCGCCCGGGCCGACGCCAGCCACTGGAGGGCATCCCCGTCACCGCCGGACGGCAGCCCGCCGGCCCCCGCACCGTCCGGACGACCGTCGGCCAAGGCCGCGGGCCGATCCGAGGCCGCATCCCCGCCCGGCTCCGGGCCTGCCGCCAGCCCGCCCGACGGCCCGGCGGATCCCGTGGCCGCACCCCTCATCCCGACGCTGCCGGAGCGGGTCGACCGGCGGGGTTCCTCCCCCCGGCCGGGATCAGCGCCCCGCCCCCCGGCCCCGTAAGCCAGCACCTTGCGCGCCAGGTCCAGGGCCGATTCGCCCCGGCCCGTCCCCGAACCGATGAGGATGGCCAGGAGGTCGACGTTGCTCAGGGTCGCGGCGCCGCCCGCCAGCAACCGTTCCCGCGGACGGTCCGACGGGGGCAGGTCCTTGACCCGGGGCGACCGGTGCCGGTGGGCAGGTGCGGAAACCGGCTGGCGGCCGGCCCGCGGCGCCGGCACCCGCACCGCCGCGGCGGGAGGGTCCGCCGGCGCGCGGGACCGCCCGAGCACCGGTGGCGGCGCCGGGTCCCGCACCGGCTTCATGGCCGGCCGTCCCCCGAAGGCGTCGCGGCCACGCCGCCGCGCCCCAAGACCCGAACGTCGAAGTGGGCAAGCAGGTCGGCCAGCAGGGCCAGGGGTAAGCCAACGACGTTAAAGTAACACCCGTCAATGCGCGGGACAAGGGTTGCGCCGATCCCTTGAATGGCGTAGGCGCCGGCCTTGTCCATGGGCTCGCCCGTATCCACGTACGCTTCGATTTCCGCCTGCGTAAGGGGCCGGATCCAGACGCGGGTGATGCGGGTGCCGGTGGCCTCCCGGCCCGTGGCGGCGTCGACCACCGCCACGCCCGAGGCCACCCGGTGCTCCCGGCCCGCCAGCGCCGCCAGCATGGCGACGGCCTCAGCCCGGTCGCGGGGCTTGCCCAGCAGCCGGCCGTCCACCTCCACCACCGTGTCGGCGGCGATCACCAGCGCCCCGGGGTGCCGCCGGGCCACGTCCCGGGCCTTGCGGACCGCCTGCCGGTGCGCCCAGGCCGCGGGATCCAGCGCCCCCGGCGGGACGTCGGGCAGGGGCTCCTCGACCCGCGAGGGGTCCTGGATGAAAGGAAGGCCCAGCATCCCCAGGAGCTGCACCCGCCGCGGCGACGACGATGCCAGCACCAGCGTGCGCCCGGGGCTTGTCCCGCTCACCGCCGCCACCTCCCGGCGAGGCAGCCCCGCTGCCGGCTCCGCAAGGTACGGGGCCTGCCCAGGGTGCGGTGCATCGACAGGCTGCGGGTCTTCGGCAAGGCGCGGGGCCTCACCGCCGGCGCTTTAGCCAGAGCAAGGCGCCCAGGGCCCCCAGCAGCCCGCCGGCCGTGATGTCCAGGCGCAGGCCGAAGGTCACCGCACCCAGGTAGGGCACGGCCAGGGTCGCGGGGTCCAGGGAAGGCCCCAGCCTCTGGGCCAGCCAGGGCAGCCATTCGGATGCCCACTGGCGGGCCACCAGGTTGCCCACCGCGTTGCCCACCAGGACCGCCGCGGCTACGCGCCAGCCGCCACCGCTCCGTCGCATGACCTCCCGCCCTTTCCCGGACGGTTGTGCACACCCGAACGGTCCCTTTCTTCGGTACGGTCACGCCGTTGCCTCCCTCGTGTCGAAAATTGATGCGCCGTTCCGTCATCTTGCGCTGTACCATTATTTTACATTCCCCTGGGCCGTCCGCAATTCGGGACGAACCGGACCGCGGGAGGGTCGACGACCCAGCCGGCCCGTGGGGGCCAAGGGCCCGGCGGCGGTGCCCGACGGACCAAAGGACGGGGCGCAGGGGTGGGGCCGTGCCGGCCCCCACCCCTGCGCCCCGCCGCATGCCCACCCGGCCGCGCACCTGCGCGGCCAACCCGCCGCCGGGCCCCCATGGTCACCCGTCATAGCCGCACCCGGAGCCGTTCCCGGCGAACGCGCCGGGTCGACCGTTCCTGTCCGGCTACCCCTTCCGTCATGCCTGACCCTAGCCCAGCTCGGCCAGCCGCTGGGCCAGCAACTGGAGCCGCGCCACCAGTTCCTGCTCGCGCTGCCGCTCCTGTTCCACCACCTCGGCAGGCGCCCGGGTGACAAAGCCCTGGTTGGCGAGCTTCGCCCGCACCCGCTGCAGCGCTGCTTCGGCCTGGTCCCGCTCCCGGGCCAGGCGCCGGCGCTCCGCATCGAGGTCGATCAGGCCCGCCAGGGGCATGTAGGCCACCACGCCCGGCCCGACGTAGGCCGCCGCCTGGGCGGGGCGCTCGCCGCTGCCCACGCGGATCTCCAGCCGGTCCACCCCCGCCAGGCGCCGGATGGCCTCGGCCTGCTCGGCGAAGGCCTCGGCCTGGGCCGGTTCCTCCGCGTAGATCAGGACGTGGGCCTTGCGGCCCGGCGGCACCCGGAACTCGGCCCGGATGCTGCGCAGCCCGTGGATGGTGTCGATCACCCGCTGGAAGCGCGTGATCACCCCCTGGTCCGCGGCACCCGCGGCACCGGCGCCCCCCGCCTCGCCCGCCCGCGGCCAGGGTGCCAGGGCCAGGGTCGCCGGTGCCCCCTGGGGCCGGGGCAGCTTCTGCCAGACGGTCTCGCTGATGAAGGGCATGAAGGGGTGGAGCAGGCGCAGCGTCTGCTCCAGCACCTGCCAGAGGGTGTACTGGGCGGCGTAGCGGCTCGCGGCGGCGTCGGCGCCGGCGCGGGCGCCGGCGGCGTTCCCGCCGGTGGCCGCCGCTTCCGCGTGGGCCGGCTCCGCCTGCCGGTGCACCCCGCCCGTCGGGTCGAGGCGCCCCGCCGCCCCCGCCAGGCGGGGCTTCACCAGCTCGATGTACCAGTCGCAGAACTCGTCCCAGATGAAGTTGTACAGCGCCCGGGCCGCCTCGCCCAGCTCAAAGGCCTCCAGGAGCCGCTGGACCTCCGCCGTCACCGCGTCGAGCCGCGCCAGGATCCAGCGGTCGGCGGCGTTGTCCCGTTCCGGCTCGCCCCGGGCCGGGTCGAAGTCCTGCAGGTTCATCAGCACGAACCGGGCCGCGTTCCACAGCTTGTTGGCGAAGTTGCGGCTGGCCTCGGCCCGTTCCCAGGAGAAGCGGGCGTCGTTGCCCGGCGCCAGCCCCGTCACCAGGGTGAAGCGCAGCGCGTCGGCGCCGTACTTGTCGATCACCTCCAGCGGATCGACCACGTTGCCCCGGGACTTCGACATCTTCTGACCCTTGGCGTCGCGCACCAGGCCGTGGAGCAGCACCGTGCGGAAGGGCACGTCGCCCATGAACTCCAGGCCCATGACCATCATCCGCGCCACCCAGAAGAACAGGATGTCGTACCCGGTGACCAGCACCGACGTGGGGTAGAACCGGCGCAGGTCCGGGCTGTCCTTGTCAGGCCAGCCCAGGGTGGAGAAGGGCCACAGGGCGGAGCTGAACCAGGTGTCCAGCACGTCCTCGTCCTGGTGCAGCTCGGCGCTGCCGCAGCGCGGGCACCGTTCCGGATCCTCCCGCGCCACCACCGTCTCCCCGCACCGCTGGCAGTACCAGGCGGGGATCCGGTGGCCCCACCAGATCTGGCGGGAGATGCACCAGTCGCGGACGTTCTCGAGCCAGTGGAGGTACACCCGGGTGAACCGCTCCGGCACGATGCGGGTCCGGCCCGTGCGCACCGCCTCCATGGCCGGCTCGGCCAGGGGCTTCATGCGGATGAACCACTGCCGCGACACCAGCGGCTCGATCACGGTCCCGCAGCGGTAGCACACGCCCACGCTGTGGTGGTGGGGCTCCACCTTCACCAGGTGGCCGCCTTCCTCCAGGTCCGCCACCACCCGGCGCCGCGCTTCCTGGCGGTCCAGGCCCGCGTAGCGCGGCCCGGCGGCCTCGGTCATGCGCCCGTCGAAGCCGATGACCTGCACCTGTTCCAGGCCGTGGCGGCGCCCCATCTCGAAGTCGTTGGGGTCGTGGGCCGGAGTCACCTTGACGGCGCCGGTGCCGAACTCGGGGTCCACGTATTCGTCGGCGATGATGGGGATCTCCCGCCCCACCAGGGGCAGCCGCACCCGCCGGCCCACCAGGTGGCGGTAGCGGTCGTCGTCGGGGTGGACGGCGACGGCCGTGTCGCCCAGCATGGTCTCCGGTCGGGTCGTGGCCACCTGGATGGCGCCGTCGCCGTCCACCAGCGGGTAGCGCAGGTGGTAGAGCCGGCCCTCCCGCTCCTCGTGCTCCACCTCGATGTCCGCCAGCGCCGTGTGGCAGACGGGGCACCAGTTGACCATGTAGTCTCCGCGGTAGATCAGGCCCTTTTCGTAGAGCCGCACGAAGACCTCGCGCACGGCGCGGCTGCAGCCCTCGTCCATGGTGAAGCGCAGCCGGTCCCAGTCCACCGAGGCGCCCAGGCGGCGGAGCTGGCCGAGGATGTTGGCCTCGTACTGGTTCTTCCACGCCCAGACGCGCTCCAGGAACCTCTCCCGGCCCAGGTCCTGGCGCCGCAGTCCCTCTTCCTTGGCCAGGCGCACCTCGACCACGTGCTGGGTGGCGATGCCGGCGTGGTCGGTGCCCGGCACCCAGAGGGTGACGTCACCCTGCATGCGGTGCCAGCGGGCCAGGATGTCCTGCATGGTGTTGTTGAGAGCGTGGCCGATGTGCAGGTTCCCCGTCACGTTGGGCGGCGGGATCACCATGGAAAACACCGGCCCGGGAGCGTCGCGGTCGGCGTGGAAGGCGCGCTGCTCCATCCAGAAGCGGTAGACGTCCTCTTCGAAGTCCTGGGGCCGGTAACGCGGGGGCAGGACGGTGTCGCCCGGCGCGCCCGCGCCGGCAGCGGGCGCCGGGCCGTGGTCTCCCGCCCCGGCGGCCGCCTCCGCGGCCTCCGGGTTCGCGGCGCCGGCGGGGTCGCCGGCCGCCGTTGCTTCCTGCCATCCGTCCTGGGTGGTCATGGGTTCCTCTCCTTTCCGGTGCGATAGGGGACTTCCATGGGAGTCGGCCGCGCCACGGTTCGGCCGACAAAGTCAAAGGGCCTCTCGCCCCCAAGGGGCGAGAGGCCCTGCTCTCGCGGTACCACCCTTCTTCCGCTTCGCCAGGCCGGCACCGCCCATCCGCCCGTCCCCGGACCGACACCGTCACCGGCGGCTTGCGGGCGGCGCCGCGTCCACCAGGCGCCGCCATGGCCGCGGCGGTTGGCCGCTGCGGCGCACGCCGGCGGCCTGCGCTGCCCTGGGCCGCGATGCGGCGCGGGGCGCTGGCGAAGCGCTCACGGCGCGCTCACGGGCGCCACCCGCCCGGCCTACGACCCGGCCGGCGCGACCCTTCCCGTCCGCGCGCAGCCGGGTTCGGCGCGGGAGCTCCGGGGCGACTTCGGGGCCCGCTCGCCCGGAAGGCGCCTTGCAGCCGGCGGGCGCCTCTCTCTGGCCGGGGCGCGGCCCGTACTCCTCCCCGTCATCGCCTGCCTCACGGTCCCCGGCCCCTGCCACCCGGCCCGGTGCAGATGGCGGAGGGCAGGGTTTCCGGAGCGCTGCTGGATTGCGTTGACTTGAGTGTAAAAGGAGAAAAGCGGGCCCTGTCAAGGCCTGCGGGCGCGGCGCCGCCGGCCGCCCGCGCCGCGCCCAGAGCAGCCTCTGGGTCCGCCCCGCCAGCCCGACGCCGGCCAGCTTCCCGACGATCCGAGCCCAGGGCGGCACGGCGGCCCGAAGGACCTCGATGACGCGGTTCGCCTTCTCCACGACGATGCCGTTTGCCGGCACCGCCCCGTATCCCGCCACCGGCAAGTACGGCAGGAACCGCAGCCCGTCGGTCATCAAGAACCGGCCGAAGGGGCTCCCTTCCCCTCGGGGGGCCCTTCTCCACGCTCGTCTGGCCAATGCGGCGGTGCATCCCGGCCCGCCAAGGGGTCGCGCCGGGCTCCGGGGGCCGGGGACAAGGCGGGAGCTGCCCGGGCGGCTCGGGGTCTCAGCCGTGAGCCGCCCGGGCCTGTG
Proteins encoded in this window:
- the radC gene encoding RadC family protein, producing the protein MKPVRDPAPPPVLGRSRAPADPPAAAVRVPAPRAGRQPVSAPAHRHRSPRVKDLPPSDRPRERLLAGGAATLSNVDLLAILIGSGTGRGESALDLARKVLAYGAGGRGADPGRGEEPRRSTRSGSVGMRGAATGSAGPSGGLAAGPEPGGDAASDRPAALADGRPDGAGAGGLPSGGDGDALQWLASARAEELCQIPGIGPARAAQIVAAVELGRRLAAARPVRPRVRCPEDVGRLLMAGMKDLDREHLYVVLLNTKHYVLGVDLISIGTLNGSMVHPREVFRAAVRRGAAALILVHNHPSGDPTPSPEDVQVTRRLVEAGRIMGIDVLDHVIIGNQRYISLREAGLVWDG
- a CDS encoding Maf family protein; translated protein: MSGTSPGRTLVLASSSPRRVQLLGMLGLPFIQDPSRVEEPLPDVPPGALDPAAWAHRQAVRKARDVARRHPGALVIAADTVVEVDGRLLGKPRDRAEAVAMLAALAGREHRVASGVAVVDAATGREATGTRITRVWIRPLTQAEIEAYVDTGEPMDKAGAYAIQGIGATLVPRIDGCYFNVVGLPLALLADLLAHFDVRVLGRGGVAATPSGDGRP
- a CDS encoding valine--tRNA ligase; its protein translation is MTTQDGWQEATAAGDPAGAANPEAAEAAAGAGDHGPAPAAGAGAPGDTVLPPRYRPQDFEEDVYRFWMEQRAFHADRDAPGPVFSMVIPPPNVTGNLHIGHALNNTMQDILARWHRMQGDVTLWVPGTDHAGIATQHVVEVRLAKEEGLRRQDLGRERFLERVWAWKNQYEANILGQLRRLGASVDWDRLRFTMDEGCSRAVREVFVRLYEKGLIYRGDYMVNWCPVCHTALADIEVEHEEREGRLYHLRYPLVDGDGAIQVATTRPETMLGDTAVAVHPDDDRYRHLVGRRVRLPLVGREIPIIADEYVDPEFGTGAVKVTPAHDPNDFEMGRRHGLEQVQVIGFDGRMTEAAGPRYAGLDRQEARRRVVADLEEGGHLVKVEPHHHSVGVCYRCGTVIEPLVSRQWFIRMKPLAEPAMEAVRTGRTRIVPERFTRVYLHWLENVRDWCISRQIWWGHRIPAWYCQRCGETVVAREDPERCPRCGSAELHQDEDVLDTWFSSALWPFSTLGWPDKDSPDLRRFYPTSVLVTGYDILFFWVARMMVMGLEFMGDVPFRTVLLHGLVRDAKGQKMSKSRGNVVDPLEVIDKYGADALRFTLVTGLAPGNDARFSWERAEASRNFANKLWNAARFVLMNLQDFDPARGEPERDNAADRWILARLDAVTAEVQRLLEAFELGEAARALYNFIWDEFCDWYIELVKPRLAGAAGRLDPTGGVHRQAEPAHAEAAATGGNAAGARAGADAAASRYAAQYTLWQVLEQTLRLLHPFMPFISETVWQKLPRPQGAPATLALAPWPRAGEAGGAGAAGAADQGVITRFQRVIDTIHGLRSIRAEFRVPPGRKAHVLIYAEEPAQAEAFAEQAEAIRRLAGVDRLEIRVGSGERPAQAAAYVGPGVVAYMPLAGLIDLDAERRRLARERDQAEAALQRVRAKLANQGFVTRAPAEVVEQERQREQELVARLQLLAQRLAELG